Part of the Rhizobium sp. WYJ-E13 genome is shown below.
AGACCCGCCACGGCCTCGATCAGGATCGGCGGCGCCAATGCGACAAAGGCCGTCACGGCGCCCGCAAGCAGGCCGAGAATGACGTAACCGATACCCGAAATCAGCGCTGCCCAATAGCGCCGCGAAGGATCGGCATGCGCATCCTGCCCGGCGCACATCGCCGCCGTGATCGCCGCCAGATTGATCGCATGCCCGCCGAAGGGCGCCGCCAGAAGCGAGAAGACGCCAGTGACGGCAAAGAGCGGTCCCGGCTTCGGATCATAGTGATTGACCTTCAGTACGGCGATGCCGGGAATGTTCTGCGACGCCATCGTCACGATGAAGAGCGGCAGGGCAATGGACACGAAGCCCGCAAGATTGAAAACCGGATGGACGATGTCGATGACAGGCACCAGCGACTGTTCGAGTGAAGCCAGCGCGCCCTCCGGAATATCGACACCGAAGGCCAGCACCATCACGAAGGCCACCAGCGCTGCCGGTACCGCCCAAAGGCGCTTGAAGGCGCCGACCACGATCCAGGTCAGAATGATCGGCAATCCAAGCAGTGGATTGAAGGCGATCGCCTTCACCGGGGCAAAGCAGAGACCGAGCAAAACACCCGAGAGCATGGCATTGGCAAGCGGCGCGGGAATGGCGGCGACAGCCCGCCCGAGCGGCTTGAACAGCCCGGCAACGACGATCAGCACACCGCAGAGAATAAAGGCTCCGATAGCCGTATCGAAACCGCCGTCAATCGTGCCGATGCTCGCCAGCAGCGCCGCACCAGGGGTCGACCAGGCAATGCTGACCGGCAGGCGCGTGACGGCACTGAGCATGACGGCGCAAAGTCCCATGGAAATCGACAGCGCCATCAGCCCCGAAGCGGCCTGCGCATCGGTCGCCCCAACCGCCTGCAATCCGTGCAGCACCACAGCAAAGGAGCTGGTAAACCCGACGAACGCCGTCAACAGACCCATGAACAGGCTCTGGACGGAAAAATCTTTGAACATAGCGCGACTCCGGCTGCGAAGATTGCGCATGGAGCAGCATAAGAGAATTGCACGCAAGCCGGATTGCCGCCGGAAATGTTCGCCTGAGCGGCAATCCCCGAGATTACATCTCGCTAACTCGGCGGATATGGAAACGCCCCGCCTGCGGCTGGCAGACGGAGCGTAAGTTCAAAAAGAGATCAGCGAAAGATCAGATTTCGCTCTGCGAGGTCACGACGCGAGCGACGAGACCATAGGCAACGGCGTCCTCGGCCGAGAGCCAGTAATCGCGGTCGATATCCTTGGCGATCTTTTCTTCCGTCTGACCGGTGGCTTTCGAGAAGATCTTGATCAGTCGCTCGTTCATCTTGATGATCTCGCGTGCCTGGATCTCGATGTCCGAAGCCATGCCGCGGGTGCCGCCGGACGGCTGGTGCAGCAGGAAGCGGGTATTCGGCAGGCAGATGCGGCGTTCTTTCGGAGCCGCGGCATAGATGAGCGCACCGGCAGAGGCGACCCAGCCCGTGCCGATCATCCAGACCTTCGGCTTGATGAACTTGATCATGTCATGAATGGAATCGCCGGATTCGACATGACCGCCGGGCGAATTCACGTAGATACGGATGTCTTCGTCATTGGCGGCAGCGAGCGCGACGAGCTGGGTGCAGACCTTCTGCGCCAGTTCCTGCGTAATCGGCCCGTAGATGAAGATCGAACGCGACTTGAAAAGGTTCGCCTCCGTTTCCTTGCCGAGCGGCAGTTCCTTCGTCTTTTCGTCCTGTTCTTCTTCTTCGTTCATTCGAACCTCTCTCACGTCCAATGCGGTTCCTCGCACATAGTGCGACTCAATGCGTAAAACAATGCGGGAAAAAGAGGAAGCAGGAAGCGGTGAAGATATTCTTATGACAAACGGACGATATCATCGCATCCTCTGAAAAGACCGGGAGAAACGCAAAATGACCTCCTCCCTACTGCGCGCAGCCGTACGCAACAACGCATACTGGTGCGACGCCGTCTGCAAGGCGCAGGGCTCGCCCGGCGAGTTCACGTCAACACTCTGGTTCCACCGCCGCGGCACGCCGCCCTTCTATCCCGATGCCATAACGCTGACAGAGACGGACGACGAAACGGCGGAGGCGATCGCCACGCTGGTCAATAGCGAGAAGCGCGACTGGGCGGTCAAGGACAGCTACGCGGCTGTCGATCTCGCACCACTCGGCTTCACGATCCTGTTCGAAGCCGAATGGATCGGTATGCGCACGCCAATCCCGGCACCATCCCCATTCACATGGCAGCGCATGGAAAGCGCCGCCGATCTTGCGCGATGGCAGGCGGAATGGGGCAAGGCGAACGGGCCGATAACGCAGACGATCTTTACCGAGCCACTGCTGCATGATCCTGAAATCACTTTCCTGCTTGGTTTCGAGCACGGCCAACCGGTCGGCGGCGGGATCCTCAATCACCATGCCGGCGTCGTCGGCCATTCCAACCTGTTTGCCGAGGACCGGCACGGTGAAGCCATCCGCCGCGGGCTGATCGCGCAGGCCGCCAGGCTCTATCCGGGAGAACCGCTTGTCGGCTACGAACACGGCGACGACCTGGACGAGGCGCTGCGCACGGGCTTCGAACTTCTGGGGCCTCTACGCATCTGGCTGAAGGAGGCCTGAGCTTACTGAAATGTAAGCCGCCAAGGCTTTGAAATGCCCCAATCGCTTCCTAACTCAGCTTAACGCGGCCCTCCCGCCGAACGCTAAAGCCGCAGAACTTTAAAGGAGACAGGACATGTCACCGGAAGAACGCCAATTGCTGATCGCCCTCTTCGATCGCGTCCGTACCGCAGCCGCCACGCCGCGCGATCCGGAAGCCGAAGCGCTGATATCGGAAGCGACCCGTGTGCAACCCTCTGCCACCTATTATCTGGCACAGGCCGTCATCGTTCAGGAAAAGGGTCTGGAGGCAGCATCCAACCATATCAAGGAGCTCGAAGAGCGTGTCCGGCAGTTCGAAGCCGGCGCCGGTGATCACCGCCAGGCTGAACAGGGTGGTTTCCTGAGCTCCATCTTCGGCAGCACGCAGACACAACAGCCGGCGCCCGCTCCCGGCCCATGGGGTGGCGCGCCGAGAGATAGCTATGAACAGCCGCGCGGCTATGACAACGCCCGCCAGATGCCGCAACAGCCTACCGGTCCCTGGACCCAGCAAGCCAATGCGCCCTCTGCCGGCGGCAGCTTCCTGCGCGGCGCGCTCGGCACGGCAGCCGGTGTCGCCGGCGGCATGCTGCTTGCCAATTCGCTTTCCGGCATCTTCGGCAACCACATGTCGTCGCTTGGCTGGGGCTCGCCTTTTGGCGGCGCCAATCCCTTTGGCAATACCAGCAGCCCTGTCGAGGAAACTGTCATCAACAATTACTACGGCGACAACAGCCAAGCTGACGATAACCGAGCCGACGATAACGACAATATCCAGCAGGCGGATTACGACGACAATGACGACGACTTTTCCGACGATTCCGGCAATGACACGACGGATGTTTGAGATCTGATGCGCTGGATGGGCGGCAGTAAGTTTTAAATTGCCGAACTGTTGCCCGGCACTTCGCTTTAGGCTCAGGGCGTTCGCCGCTGCAATCGATTCAAAGCAATTCCAGAAAAAGTGCCTGGCGGTTTTTCGTCCGGAATTGCGTTGAAGGAAGAACTATCGATTGGTCGGGCTGCGCCAGACCGCGGTTCACCCAACGCGGCTCACCCACGTCCGCGATAGGTCGCAACGCCTTGATCCGGCAGCCATACACCTTCCGGCGGCTTGCCGGTCTGCCAGAAAACGTCGATCGGAATGCCGCCGCGCGGATACCAGTAGGCGCCGATGCGCAGCCACTTCGGGTCGAGCAACTCAACGATGCGCTTGGCGATGTAAATCGAGCAATCCTCGTGGAAAGCGCCGTGATTGCGGAAGGAATGCAGGAAGAGCTTCAGCGATTTCGATTCCACGAGCCATTCGTTCGGAATGTAGTCGATGACGATATGGGCGAAATCCGGCTGACCGGTCATGGGGCAGAGCGACGTGAATTCCGGTGCAGTGAAGCGCACGACATAATCGGTGCCGGCATGGTTGGCAGGCACCTTTTCGAGGACCGCTTCTTCGGGGTTCTTTGCGGTTTCCGTCTGCTGGCCCAGCATCGAAAGGCTGGAAACGTCTGTCTTCGGCATTACGCCTCCTTGATCACTTTGACGCGGATACCGTGAGCTTTTTCGCCCTCCGGCTCCACGTGAATGGCAATTGTCGCGCCCGCATGCGCTGCGCGAATGGCATCTTCAAGGCGGTCGCAAATATCATGGGCTTCGCGAACCGTCATCTTGGCAGGCACAACCAGATGGAAATCGACGAAGGTCACCGAACCGGCGCGCCGCGTCTTCAGATCATGCACCCCGATCGAGCCTGCCGCATGGGTGGCGATCACCTGCTTGATCGCCTCCTCCTCCTGTGGCTCGACCGCCTGGTCCATCAGCCCGCCGATCGACTGAGAAATCACCTTCCAGCCCTGATACAGGATGTTGAGCGCAACCAGAATGGCAAGAACGGGGTCGAAGATCGCATAGCCCGTCGCAAGCGCCAGAAGCAGGCCAACGAGAACGCCAACGGAAGTGACCACATCCGACATGATGTGCTGCCCATCCGCCGTCAAAGCCGCAGAACGGTGCTTTCGCCCGGTACGGATCAAAAGCTGCGCCCAAATGGCATTGATAACCCCGGCGGCGAAGTTGATCGCAAGACCCAGAACCGGAGCTTCGAGCATGCGCGGATCGGCAAGCTGGCCGACAGCTGCCTCGACGATCAGCAGCGCCGCGACGACGATCATCACCCCTTCGGTGACGGCAGAGAGATATTCCGCCTTGTGATGACCAAAGGGATGGTCGTGGTCGGCCGGTTTCTGCGCATAGCGGATGACGAAGAAGGCGATGAAAGCCGCCACCACATTGACGAAGGATTCCAGCCCGTCCGAGAGCAGCGCCACGGAGCCCGTCACCCACCAGGCGACCATCTTGAGTCCCATCACACCGAGCGACACGGGGATGCCCCAGAACGCCAGGTTCCGAACCGTGAGATTGCCCTCGTCGTTCATATCATCCCCCTGCGGATGCGAATGAATTGCAGCATCTAAGCCATTGAAACGCAAAACCGCCCACGCGGGAATCGCGCAGGCGGCCAATGCGGGTGATATGGGCAATCCGGTCCAAAAAGTCAAAGGCCTTGCAGATTAAAACAGGGGTAAGTTCTTCCCGAGTGAATGGCGTTCTCTACGCTGCGTCGCATGATTGACGCCGCCTACATAAGCACTTATATAACTTGTTATTAAATTTGAAGAGGAACCGGTTTGGTTGAAGATATCGTGAAATCGCTGGGCTACCTATGCCTTGGCAGCCGCTTCCGTCGGATCGGCGAGCGCCTGCAGGCCGATACGCAGCAGGTGATCGAAGAACTGGGCGTCTCCATCCAGGCCGCGCAATACCCCTTTCTCGGCGCCATCGACAGGCTCGGACCTCTGACGGTAGGGGAATTGGCGCAGGCCGTGGGTATCACCCAGCCCGGCGCGACGCGCACCGCTTACCAACTCATGGAACTCGGCTTCCTCGATATGCAACAGTCCGCCGAAGACCAGCGGCGAAGGGTCGTTTCACTGACACCGAAAGGACAGGAACTCGTCGACTATTCCAGACAACAGGTCTGGCCGCGCATCGCAGCCGCCGTTGCCGATCTTTGCAGGGATCTCGACGGCCCGCTGCTTGAGCAGCTTGCAGCAATCGAGGATGGGCTTTCCGAAGCATCGCTCATCCGCCGCACCAGCGTCGCGCAGGAGAAAACCCCATGAGCCATATCCTGGATCGACCGATCTGGAACGCGCTTCAGACGACGCATGCCGATCTTGCCGAGGGCGGTAAACACGCGATGCGCTATCCGCCCTCCATCGTTCCCTTCGCGGCCGCAGCCGACGAGACGCACGAAAGTCTTGAAGCGCTCGAGAACCTGCCGGCGGCAGACGAGGTCATGGCGATCGTCGAAGCCGGACCTGTCACTATTCCGGACGGTCTGACGCTCGTCTCAGAAGGAAAGCTCGTGCAGATGATCGCCGAGCGGCCTTACGAGCGTATTTCCGACAGCCGGCTGAAGCCACTGACCATTGATGATGCGGAAGAAATGCTCGCTTTGGCAACGCTGACCAAGCCAGGTCCTTTCACCCTTCGTGCCCAAAGCCTCGGAACCTTCTGGGGTGTGAAGATCGACGGCCGTCTCGTCGCCATGGCCGGCCAGCGCCTGCGTCTCCCCGGATTTGGCGAGCTCAGCGGCCTTTGCACCCATCCCGATTTTCAGGGGCGCGGCCTCGGCACCCTACTCTTCCGCTATGTCGCCGGAGAAATTTCCGCCAGGGGCGACACCGTCTTCCTGCATGCCTATTACACCAACACGTCAGCCATCACGCTCTACAAGGCGCTCGGCTTCACGCTGCGATCGGAAATGAACCTGCACGTCGTCAAGCGCCGCGCATAGGCCGGCTAAAACACCGCAGGCTCACGCTTTTACCATGCGCGCCATGATAGCGACCCAATTGCATGGTGTGGACGGCCTTGCAGTCAATTGGGGACCGCGTGAGACATGCATTGGATCAATCGCTATATCGACCAACCGTTGCTTGACGGTGCGGCCAGTTCCTTGCGGGCCTGGCACCTCCGGACCGGCCTGTCGCCGGAACGGCTGGAGCCGCTCTGGAACATCGCCGTGACAGGCCTGCTGATCTTCGCGGCCAGCCATTTCCTTGCTGGTCCAGCGCTCCTATTGTGCTACGGCGGCCTCATCATGCTCGCGCTCCCGTCGGCCAGTGCGCTGTTTACCGGCCGCACTGCGGGCAGCTACGACGTCGCTGCTTACAAGAGGCTCAGAACCAGGGCTTTCATGAAGCGTGAGGCAGAATGGGCCGTCCGGCTCGCCATACTATTCACTGCTGCCTGCCTTCCCTTCATCACCCGCTCCGGCGATCCGGCCGCGGCCTATTTCATGATCGGCGCCAGTCTCTGGTTCGTGCTGACAGGACCGGCCAGATCCTATCTGGCGGCAGCAGAACCACCCCTGCCACGCGATGGCGACCCGTCCTTCAAGACGGATCTGCAGTTCGGCTGAGCAAACTTAAATCAGTACGCAATTCAATTGTCGCAGCGACAATGGAACGAACCGCTCACGCTTCCGTTATCCTTGCCAGCAGCAGACAAAGGAGATCGCGATGCTGTATTATGCTCTGGTATTTCTCGTCGTAGCCCTGATTGCAGGCGTCCTTGGATTTGGCGGCATCGCCGGTGCGTCCGCTTCGATAGCCCAGGTTCTGTTCTTCATCTTCCTGGTGCTGTTCGTCGTGTCCATCGTCGCCCGGCTCATGCGGCGCGTATAGACGGACAACCCAACGCACATAAAACCCGCCGTTGCCGGCGGGTTTTATTGACTGTAGCTCTTAAAGATTGGCCTCAGGCTGCTTTGGTCTTGGCCCGGCGCGCAAGATGCGCCACCACGTTCTCGATCATTCGCATGCCAGCGTCGCCGCCGAGCGTCATGATCGATTCCGGGTGGAACTGCACGGCAGCGATCGGCTCCTTCGCGTGCTCGATGCCCATAATAGTACCGTCTTCACTCTCAGCGGTGATGATGAACTCCCGCGGCAGCGTCGAAGGATCGGCGAAGATCGAGTGATAACGACCAACCGTAACTTCCTTGCCAAGGCCGGAGAAGACGATACCTGGCTCAAGCACGCGGATGCGCGACGGCTTGCCGTGCATCGGCAGCGCCAAATGGCGAAGCTCGCCGCCATAGGCTTCGGCCAGTGCCTGCAGGCCGAGGCAGACGCCGAAGATCGGCAGGTTGCGTGCCCGCGCCTTCTTGATCGTCGCCTTGCAGTCGAAATCCTTGGGATTGCCGGGACCGGGCGACAGCACGACGAGATCCGGATTCAACCGGTCGAAGATCTCCTCCGGCACCGGTGTACGCACGGTCGAAACCGTGGCGCCCGTCTGGCGGAAGTAATTCGCCAGCGTATGTACGAAGCTGTCTTCATGGTCGATCAGCAGGATGTTGACGCCCTTACCGACAGAGGCAACATCGCGCTGGGTCTTGCCGGAATTGCCCGTCTTGGCATCGCGGATTGCGGAAAGCATGGCAGAGGCCTTCAATTCGGTTTCGGCTTCTTCTTCGTCGGGAATGGAATCGTTCAGCAGCGTCGCACCGGCACGCACTTCGGCAATTCCATCCTTGATGCGCACGGTGCGCAGCGTCAGGCCGGTATTCATGTCGCCATTGAAGCCGACCATCCCGATCGCCCCACCATACCATGCGCGCGGACTCTTCTCATGGGATTCGATGAAACGCATCGCCCAGAGCTTCGGCGCACCAGTGACGGTGACAGCCCAGGCGTGGCTGAGGAAACCGTCGAACGCGTCCATATCGTCGCGTAGACGACCTTCAATGTGGTCGACCGTATGAATGAGGCGCGAATACATCTCGATCTGCCGGCGGCCGATCACCTTGACGGAACCCGGCTCGCAGACGCGGCTTTTGTCGTTGCGGTCGACATCCGAGCACATGGTCAGCTCGGACTCATCCTTCTTCGAGTTCAAGAGCTTCAGGATCTGCTCGCTGTCAGCGATCGGATCGTCGCCACGCTTGATCGTGCCCGAGATCGGGCAGGTCTCGATGCGGCGGCCGGAAACACGCACGAACATTTCCGGCGAAGCGCCGACCAGATATTCCTGATTGCCGAGATTGATGAAGAAGGAATAGGGCGACGGATTGATCGCCTTCAGCCGCTTGGAAATATCGGATGGCTTACTTTCGCAGCGCTCCATGAACTTCTGGCCCGGCACGACTTCGAAGAGATCGCCCTTGCGGAAGCTCTCCTTCGCCTTGACGACGAGTTCGGCATATTCGCCCGGCCGGTGATCGCTCTTCGGCGGGATGACATCGGTGCGCACGAAAGGCTCTGCCGCAATATCCTCGGCCTTGCCCTCGGTCGTCTTGCCGTCCTTGGCGAAATCGTAGCGGTCGATCCAGGCCTTGGCAGCATAGTTGTCGACGACGAGGATTTCGTCCGGCAGGTAGAGAACCATGTCGCGCTGGTCGGAAGGCCGCTCCAGCTTGAGGTTGATCGCATCGAACTGGAAGGCGAGATCGTAACCGAAGGCGCCATAAAAGCCGAGGCTGGCATCGGCCTGCGAATGGAAGAGATCGGTGATGGCACGAAGCACCGTAAACACCGTCGGCATCTTCGAGCGCTCTTCTTCGGTAAAGACTCGGTCCGGCATCTTGACCGTCAGGTCGAGCCTGCGCGCGGTCGATGCGCCGAGTTCGAGTTCGCTGACGGTCTTCAGCCGTTCGATGATAAATTCGAGGATGACCTCGCCGCGCTCGTTATAGGCTTCGATCCAGACATTGCGGCCGAAGGAGGAAACGCCGAGCGGCGGATCGACGACAGCCGTATCCCAACGCGTATAACGGCCTGGATATTCGTAATTCGACGAGAAGACGGCGCCGCGCCGCTCGTCGAGCTTGTCGACATAGGACGAGACCGCGTCGGCATAGGGAATTGCCCGCCTTTGCCGGGTGACGGTGATGCCGCCCTT
Proteins encoded:
- a CDS encoding benzoate/H(+) symporter BenE family transporter, translated to MRNLRSRSRAMFKDFSVQSLFMGLLTAFVGFTSSFAVVLHGLQAVGATDAQAASGLMALSISMGLCAVMLSAVTRLPVSIAWSTPGAALLASIGTIDGGFDTAIGAFILCGVLIVVAGLFKPLGRAVAAIPAPLANAMLSGVLLGLCFAPVKAIAFNPLLGLPIILTWIVVGAFKRLWAVPAALVAFVMVLAFGVDIPEGALASLEQSLVPVIDIVHPVFNLAGFVSIALPLFIVTMASQNIPGIAVLKVNHYDPKPGPLFAVTGVFSLLAAPFGGHAINLAAITAAMCAGQDAHADPSRRYWAALISGIGYVILGLLAGAVTAFVALAPPILIEAVAGLALVGAFSGSAMAAFQAPDTREAAAITFLVTASGVSFGGISGAFWGLVAGGLMLALSRIVRMTKK
- a CDS encoding ATP-dependent Clp protease proteolytic subunit, with amino-acid sequence MNEEEEQDEKTKELPLGKETEANLFKSRSIFIYGPITQELAQKVCTQLVALAAANDEDIRIYVNSPGGHVESGDSIHDMIKFIKPKVWMIGTGWVASAGALIYAAAPKERRICLPNTRFLLHQPSGGTRGMASDIEIQAREIIKMNERLIKIFSKATGQTEEKIAKDIDRDYWLSAEDAVAYGLVARVVTSQSEI
- a CDS encoding DUF2076 domain-containing protein, whose product is MSPEERQLLIALFDRVRTAAATPRDPEAEALISEATRVQPSATYYLAQAVIVQEKGLEAASNHIKELEERVRQFEAGAGDHRQAEQGGFLSSIFGSTQTQQPAPAPGPWGGAPRDSYEQPRGYDNARQMPQQPTGPWTQQANAPSAGGSFLRGALGTAAGVAGGMLLANSLSGIFGNHMSSLGWGSPFGGANPFGNTSSPVEETVINNYYGDNSQADDNRADDNDNIQQADYDDNDDDFSDDSGNDTTDV
- the queF gene encoding preQ(1) synthase, coding for MPKTDVSSLSMLGQQTETAKNPEEAVLEKVPANHAGTDYVVRFTAPEFTSLCPMTGQPDFAHIVIDYIPNEWLVESKSLKLFLHSFRNHGAFHEDCSIYIAKRIVELLDPKWLRIGAYWYPRGGIPIDVFWQTGKPPEGVWLPDQGVATYRGRG
- the emfA gene encoding CDF family cation efflux transporter EmfA translates to MNDEGNLTVRNLAFWGIPVSLGVMGLKMVAWWVTGSVALLSDGLESFVNVVAAFIAFFVIRYAQKPADHDHPFGHHKAEYLSAVTEGVMIVVAALLIVEAAVGQLADPRMLEAPVLGLAINFAAGVINAIWAQLLIRTGRKHRSAALTADGQHIMSDVVTSVGVLVGLLLALATGYAIFDPVLAILVALNILYQGWKVISQSIGGLMDQAVEPQEEEAIKQVIATHAAGSIGVHDLKTRRAGSVTFVDFHLVVPAKMTVREAHDICDRLEDAIRAAHAGATIAIHVEPEGEKAHGIRVKVIKEA
- a CDS encoding MarR family winged helix-turn-helix transcriptional regulator, producing the protein MVEDIVKSLGYLCLGSRFRRIGERLQADTQQVIEELGVSIQAAQYPFLGAIDRLGPLTVGELAQAVGITQPGATRTAYQLMELGFLDMQQSAEDQRRRVVSLTPKGQELVDYSRQQVWPRIAAAVADLCRDLDGPLLEQLAAIEDGLSEASLIRRTSVAQEKTP
- a CDS encoding GNAT family N-acetyltransferase, which gives rise to MSHILDRPIWNALQTTHADLAEGGKHAMRYPPSIVPFAAAADETHESLEALENLPAADEVMAIVEAGPVTIPDGLTLVSEGKLVQMIAERPYERISDSRLKPLTIDDAEEMLALATLTKPGPFTLRAQSLGTFWGVKIDGRLVAMAGQRLRLPGFGELSGLCTHPDFQGRGLGTLLFRYVAGEISARGDTVFLHAYYTNTSAITLYKALGFTLRSEMNLHVVKRRA
- a CDS encoding DUF1328 domain-containing protein, with translation MLYYALVFLVVALIAGVLGFGGIAGASASIAQVLFFIFLVLFVVSIVARLMRRV
- a CDS encoding anthranilate synthase, with protein sequence MVTILRDDGAEIYETKGGITVTRQRRAIPYADAVSSYVDKLDERRGAVFSSNYEYPGRYTRWDTAVVDPPLGVSSFGRNVWIEAYNERGEVILEFIIERLKTVSELELGASTARRLDLTVKMPDRVFTEEERSKMPTVFTVLRAITDLFHSQADASLGFYGAFGYDLAFQFDAINLKLERPSDQRDMVLYLPDEILVVDNYAAKAWIDRYDFAKDGKTTEGKAEDIAAEPFVRTDVIPPKSDHRPGEYAELVVKAKESFRKGDLFEVVPGQKFMERCESKPSDISKRLKAINPSPYSFFINLGNQEYLVGASPEMFVRVSGRRIETCPISGTIKRGDDPIADSEQILKLLNSKKDESELTMCSDVDRNDKSRVCEPGSVKVIGRRQIEMYSRLIHTVDHIEGRLRDDMDAFDGFLSHAWAVTVTGAPKLWAMRFIESHEKSPRAWYGGAIGMVGFNGDMNTGLTLRTVRIKDGIAEVRAGATLLNDSIPDEEEAETELKASAMLSAIRDAKTGNSGKTQRDVASVGKGVNILLIDHEDSFVHTLANYFRQTGATVSTVRTPVPEEIFDRLNPDLVVLSPGPGNPKDFDCKATIKKARARNLPIFGVCLGLQALAEAYGGELRHLALPMHGKPSRIRVLEPGIVFSGLGKEVTVGRYHSIFADPSTLPREFIITAESEDGTIMGIEHAKEPIAAVQFHPESIMTLGGDAGMRMIENVVAHLARRAKTKAA